CGGCGGTCATCAGCGGTGACGGACGAAACCCGGCGATGCGCAACGCGCTCTGCTTGGGGTTGTTCATCGCGGCCACGCCCTTGGCATCCCAGGGCAGGAAGACCACGCGCCTGATCCCGAGCGTGTTCGCGATCTCGTCAGCCGGGTACGGGCACGGCCCGACCACGGCCAACGTCAGCCGCCCGGCACACGCGCCAACGTCCAGGCCGCAGGCGGACACATGGGTCAGCGGCTCCGCCCCGCCGCGCGTTACCAGCACGACCTGATCCGCAGCCTGGAGCAACGGCTCGACATCCTCGCCAAGGCGGCCCACGTCCAGCAGCACCGTGCCAAGATCACGACCATCTCCCAGCAACACACGCCGCCCGGCCTCACCAGCCAGCAGCCGCACAGCCTCCCGGCACGGACCACGGCCAGGCACCGCGACCACCGCCCGCACACCAAAGGGCAGTTCACTCACCGCCCCCAGCAAGGAGCCCGGATACGGCTGCCCAGCCGCCGCCGCGACATCCAGCAGTGACGGAGACGCCGGCAGACCAAAGCGGATCATGAGGTCACCGCCAGAGGGATCCGCCTCCACCATCACCGGCCGCACCCCACCATCCGCCTCCACCGGCCACACAGCGGCAAGGGCCAGCGCCGTCGTCGTCACCCCCGGGGCGCCCGTGACCGACCCGAGAACGACCATCCGCCTCACGGTGCCTCACGCCCCTCGGCAGGAAGCACGACCACGCGCGGATGCTCAAGCTGCGCCGCCCGCCGTGCCGCACCGGTCTCCACCAGCACCGTGACCACCCGAGGCCCGCCCGCCGACTCCGGCTCCCTCACGCCCGTCACCGTCCCCGCCACCGCCGACGGCGCCGTCTCCTGATCACCCGCCGCTGCGGCACCGTCCGGGCCGGGCAGGACCGCAACACGCTCCCCGCGGGCGAGATCAGGCGGTGCGCCGCCCGGCTCCACGGCGAACGCCAACTGCGAGAACCCCCTCGGAGGGAAGACCGCGCTCGTGCCCACCTGGCCGGGAGCCAGCAACGATCCAGCGACCAGCGGCACCTTCGCCTGCCGCCCCAGCACGGTGCCCCGATCCGCGAGGGGCACCACACCTGCGTCGGCCGCCACCTCCACGGCACGCAGATCGGCCGACTTCAGCACCCGCCCGGCCGGCACATCGTGCGCCAGCACGAGAACCTGCTCCCGCTCCCCCACCGCCTGCCCCACCAGCGCGAAGCCGACCGCTGAGACCACCACAGCCCCGGTCCCCGCCCACACCCAGCCCAGTCTGCGGCGCCCGGCACCCGTCACTGCCGGCTGCTGTTCCGGGCCCGACCGGCGCACTCCTGGCACCCGCGATCCGCCGCCGCTCAGAGCCGAAGAAGACATGGGGGCACCCACAACTCACCTCGCGATCAGAAGAATTCCAACGTTCACCGGCCCGCCCACGCAGGTCAGGCCGCGCACTCAGCCCGGGTCGTCAGTGCGTGACGACGGTCTGTACTTCGTCCACCACCAGCTGCCGCTCAGCAGTCATCACCAGCCCCGGCACGACACCGGTCTGCCCGCCTCCATGCCAGTCGACATCCCAGGTGACCTGCACCGACACCGTGTACGCCCGGCCGGGCGTGGACAACGACGCCCGCTGATAGGTGTAACCGCAGTCCGGTGACGGCTCTTGTGGGCTGTAGGCATCCGAGTACGGAGTCCCCGGCCCCTGGCACACCACTCGCCCGCCCTCACCCATCGACCACACCGCCCGCCGCGGTCGGGCTGTCGCCGTCACAGTGACACCCTCCACTGAAGCCGACGCCGACACCGGCCCCCACGTAGAGTGCTCCACCCACATCCACGTGGGCACGTGAACCACCTGCGCGAAGTTCTCGTCCGGACTCGTATGGATCACGGGCTTCGGCAACTTCAGCCGCCTCATCGCCTGCTGGACGACCACCTCTACGGGCACCTGATGCCGGCCACCGGGCTTCGGCTTCTTCGCCTTCTTGCCGTCAAAACGCGGCAAAATCCCCATGCCACCGCCCAAGTCGTAATCCCAGCCACTCGAGGTCACCGTTGGCGGCCCATCCAGTCCACCACCGTCGGCCGCCTTCGCTGGCCCTCCTGGACCTGCCGACGTGCTCTTCCCCGAACTGCCCGCATTCCTCGTGACGCTCTTTGCCTCCGCATCGCAAGAGTGCGGACCGCAGGTGACGTTGGCGTACGCCGAGCCCCACGTTCCATCCGCCGATGCTGAAGGGCCCATTGCTGCGAGCAGGAGCACCAGAACGCAGACAGCGACAAAGTTCACCGTCAGACGACGCCTCGTCAGCACGATCCGGTCTCGTGCGCATAGAGGTCAGTGACCTTCCAAACTCCCTCGACACGGCGGACAGTCGCCTCCGTCCTGACATGCCCTCCTGGAACGTCGTCCTTCAGCTCACCATTCGCCTTGTACTGCAGCCAACCGGAGTCGTCCACGCAATCCTCCAGCACCACCTTGTTGGCGCTCGCCTTCACCACATGTGGATCCACTTTGGGCGACCCCTTACTGACAAGCCCTTCCTTTCTGGACTTCTGCAGCCCGTACCTCATGAGCGTCAGCGCCCCACCGGTGGCGTGATCATCCAGCAACGGAGACGCCGGGTCGGACGTCTGGGAGGCAAGGGCGAGATCTCGCCACATCGCCCGGTAGGCTCCGAGCGCCTCCCCGTTCTGTGCGCCGGGCGTGCGGGAAACCGTCGTGTCGACCGTTCTCTCCGGCAAGGACTTGGCATCGGAGGAATCGGCCGCGCAGCCTCCCAAGAACAATCCCGTCAGTGCCGCACTCGCCGCCGCCAGCAGTGCGACCGCGCTCCGTGCCGTACTCACCCAGCCCCCACATTCCGTCACCCATAACATTCGGGCGACCACTCTAAGTGATCAGGTGCGAGTGGAGATACCCACCGCGGTAGCGGTCAACCGCAATGGGTGGGGTGAATTCCGCTCCACAACGTGACGGTGCACTGCTCATATGACGGCTCACCACAAAGGTGGCTCGCGGCCACGCGTAGCACGGATCGGTGACGTACTCCAGGAACAACCGCAGCGCGTCCTCATGGCCCCGCCCCGTCGACACCGAGATCAACTTCGGTTCCAGACAGGGCAGCATGGTGAAGAACGCATCCACCTTCGCCACTTGCCACTGCCACGGGTACGTGCCGGTGAACATGGCGAGCCGCCGCACCAGCCGCCCTCGGCGCTTCCTCGTGCCCACCGAGTTGAGGAAGGGGGTGTGCTGCTGGGCCGCCCAGTCCTCCATCATCGCGGCGAACACCGCTGCCTCCGGGTCGGGATGGACCGCGCCTTCGGCGAGCAACCGACGTGCCGAGCCCGCTATGCCGGACGCCTCATTCAACATCGTTGCATCGAGTACGACGGCCACCCAATGGCCAGGCCGTCCGCGACTCGCCATCATTCCCTAGAATCAACAACCTCCAGGTCATCGCCGGGAACAGAATCCGCGCCATGTTGCATTGAATGCAATTCCGCTGGGAAAGTCAGCCACGCCACCTTCGTCTTCTTCTGGATTCGAAACCCCCAAGCACCTTTGGTGAGTTCATGGACGATGTGCAAGCCGCGCCCACGCTCGGACAGCAGCACGCACAGCGCTTCCAGGCCGCCCCCGCGGTTCTCCTCAACCGGGGCGTACGGTGACGTGACCAGGAATGCGGGGAGTTCCGGGAGTCGCGGGTCATGATCCTCGACTTCGCAGATGACTTCCACGGCGGTGCGGCACAGCCGCATCTCGTACGGGCCCACAGCGTGCTCGGTGGCATTGGCGATGAACTCGGAAACCGCCAGCACCACATCACTGACCACCTCGCCCTCGAAGCCGAGCTCGTCGAGAGCGCAGCGCAGGGCAGCCCGAGCCCGCGCCGGACCATCTGGGGTACAGGTCGTCCAGCGCCACACAACCCACGTGGTGACACCCAGGGGATAGCGTGCGGTCATCGCCGCCCTCCCCGAGCCGCATGACGCCCCCGTACGGCGCGCCGGTGGCGACCGCGGCCTGGCCGTACGCAATCGCACGCTTCAATCAGGGCGAACGGGCCGGCCACCGTCACGGACGGCAACAGCAGCACAGCGGTGAACAGAATCGGCGCCACGTCAGGGACCTCCCGGCGATCGCGATTGGAACGCGACCACCACACCGTGGGTCCACGAAGAGCGGAATACCTCTCTAACCAGTATTTTCCGGGTATTTCGAGTGGGGTGGCACTGAGCGTTTCAAGAGGTGTTCGGCCCGTTGGCGGAACCATTCGACGGGGCGGGGCTTCTTCGAGGAGCGCAGCTCAGTGCGAGTTCAGCGCCCGCAGCGCCGCGTTGATCACGTTCTGGGCGTCGGCGCCGTAGACCGCGGACTCCTGCAAGGTCTTCCAGACCTTCAGGTACGTGGCTACCGTGGCGTCGTCGTCCATCCACAGCTCCGCGTGCCAGGTCTCGGTAACCACTTGTCGGTCGTCGTAGATCCAGAAGCCCGCGCCAGGCGGCAGCTTCATCGAGGCCGTGAATGGAACAATTCCCAGCTCGACGGTCTTGAGGCCGATCACACCGGACAGGTAGGAGAGCTGGGCCGCAAGGTCGGCCGGCGGGCAGACCATGTGCCGCAGGACCGCCTCCGACAGGATGATGTGGTACTTGCGGCCCGGCTCGTACAGCAGACGTTGCCGCTCCATGCGGGCGTTCACGGCATCCTCAAGGTCGTCGAGCCGAGAGCCGTGCAAGCCGGCGAAATGTCGCAGGATGGCGCGGGCGTAGCCGGGTGTCTGAAGGATGCCAACGACCCAGGACGACTCCCACGCCTTCAGCACCGTCGCCCTGGCCTGCGCCTGGTTGTGAGCTGCCTGCACCGGGCGATGGCCTGCGGCCAGCTGACGCTTCCACGAACGGATCTGGGACTCGAACCCGCGGAGTCTGGCGAGGACTTCCTCGTACGCCTCAGGCCGACCGACCGCCTCCGTATACATGCGAAGGTCTTCCGGCGTGGCCGTCTGCTTGCCCAGCTCAAGCTTGGAGACCTTGGAAGCGGGCCAACCCAGACGCTCGGCGAGCTGTGCTCCGGTGAGCCGACCAGCAGGCGTCGTCAGCCGCAGTTCCCGCAGCCGCAGTCCCAGGCCTTCGCGCGCCTGCTGGTAGTCGGTGCTCAACGGACGTCCCTGCCTACTCCTCGGCCGCCACCACGGCCGCGAACTGCTCGTACGGGACGGCATAGTGCCATGCCGCGTCCCAGGCTTGGAGGTAGCGGTTCACGGCCGCGGGCTCGGTGATCAGTTCGGCCCCGGTCAGGTTGTCGGCTTCATCGAAGATGAGGCGGGCGACAAGTCGCGAGTCGAAGACCCAGAAGTCCGCTTGTGGCAGATGCAGGCGCTCGGCATCCCCGCGCCACAGGTTGTGGATCTTCTCGCCGAGCGCGCTGTTCTTCTCGGCGTACGCCAGGAGGTAGCGCTGCCCGACCGTTGCCGGGCGGTCGACGATGCGGACGCGTTCGATGCGGGCGCCCTGCGCGACCTGGTGCCGGATCGTGCGGCACCAGGCCGTGTCCATGTCCCATGCCGGTTGCTCGCCGCGAACGAACTGGGCGTAGGTCTCGTCGGCCTCGTCGGAGGCGTAGCGGCGGCGGGACTCGATGCGCCTCGCCGTGTGCCTGAAGTTCTCGAAGAGCTTGCCGAAGGCGTCCAGGCCGATGATCCGCGGCGTCTCGTCGCGCGGGCCGAAGTCGACGAGCGTATTGCGCGGCACGACGACTGCGACTTCGCGCTCGGCATCGAAGTACTGGAGCTGTCGCAGGTCGTCGCGGTCGGTGATGGGGCGCCCCTGGACGATGACCTCGCCGGAGTCGAGATCCTCGTGCACCGCGGGGCAGCCTCCTTCGCCGCTTCCGGTGCCGTTGAAGCGCAGCCGTCGGGCCATGCTCGTTCCCTTCGTCGGGGATTGATCCACCAAGCATCGCCAGGTGCGTCGGCCGGGACCACCCCCTCCTGCCAATCTTGCGAGAAATTCTAAGCTAGACAAGATGGATGTGGAGAAATAACGCGAAACCTTGCTCGCGCCAACCAACTCCTCCTCTCTACCGTCCCGTTCATGGCCGCGAAGAAGAAGCTGGACGTTGATCCGTACACGGTGGTGGAGAGCCTCAGGGCCGCGCTGGATGACGCAGGGATCGTCTTGCCGTCGCTGAGGGTCGACCCTGCGTCGCCCGAGCTGAAGCTCATCGAACTCGGGCGGGTCCGCGCCGATGTGGCCGACCGACTGGCGAACGCGCTTCGGCGAGGGGGCTGCGAGTGAGGGCAGAGGAAGAGCACCCAGACGGCACCCTGGTCATCGACACCCAGAGACGCAAGCTGGGCTACGTGACGGGGCACGCGGGCCCGTATGTCCAGCTCCGCCCAGTGAGCGGCGGACGCGAGTGGGACGCCGACCCCACTCGCGTCCGCCCCGCCACGGACTCCGAGCGGCTGACGGCGATGCGCGAGCGCACCCGGGCGCTCAACGCAGCCAGCAGCGGGGGGATCTTCCGATGAGCACGAAGGTCGTCGACACTTCGACCATGTCCGCCGAGTGCGCCCTGGCTCAGCGCCCCGGCTACACAGACCTACACCGTCAATGCAGCCAGACCGAGGATGTCCCGCTGCCTCACAGCGACGGAATCCTGCTCGTGCACCGCTGCACCTGCCCCCACCACGTCTACAACCGCGAGCTGGCAAACGCCGACTTGCTCCGCTTCCTCGACGGCACCGCCGCCGCCGGCCCCATACCCGACGGCGGCTACGAGCTTCAGCTCGAGCTTCCGGCCGAAGGCGCGTCGTGACGTGACAGCTGTCGCGTGTCTGACGGATTCTGCTCACTCGAAACGAGTGACCGGCCGGCGCACACTGACGGCGCCTCTGTCGGGGCAGGTCGCATCCGCACGCCCTGCACCTGGGTCGAGTAGGTTCCGGGATGGTGCTTGGGGCGGACGCAGACGTCCCGCTCGTCGTCCCTACCCCCTCGCGAGCCGGAAGCCGAGATCGTCATTGCGTACGAAGCACTGTCCTCGTCCCCGGTACGCCGCACGAGCCCTGTTGTGGCGGTGGCGCCACGAACCCCCACGGCATACACGGGCATCGCTGGGCGCGTCCGACGGACGGGCGTCCCGGTCGTAGGGATAGGGCTCCGGGGCGCTCGCCGTCCACTCAAAGACGTTGCCGGACAGATCGTCGATGCCTGCGGGGCTCCGCCCCTCGGTGAAAATGCCGACGGGGAGCGTGCTGCGCGCGTGGAATTCGAAGGTGTTCGACGCGAGCGCCTCGAAATCGTCCCCGTAGGGGAAGGCTCGCCCTCCGGCCGAGGCAGCGGCCTCCCATTCGTATTCGGTGGGCAGGCGGATCGTCGTGCTCGTCACCGCGGTGAGCCAGGCGCAGTAGGCCTCCGCCTCGTAGACGGAGACGCCGACGACGGGGGCGCTGGGGTGGGCGAGGAGGCTGTCGTACCAGTACGCCGGTGTGGATGGGGCTTCCGTGCCGTAGATGTCTGTCAGGGCCTTTTGGATGGCCTCGTCGGTCATGGTCGTGAGCTTCACCATGCTGACGGCCTGTTGCAGGGTGGCAGCGCCGGTGCGGAGCATGTCGATGGCGAGGGTGGGGCGGCGACGCAGGTTGTCGCGCTTCTTGCGCCACTCTGCGGTGATGAGGTCCTGGATGCCCTCGCCGGAGCGCCATCTGCGGGCGTGGGCGGAGTGCCACCACCGATCGTCTTCATAGCCGCCGGCGGCTATGAAGTGGGCGTACTCGGCGTTGGTGACAGGGCGGCGGGCCAGGTCGAACGTCGGTAGTTGCACCTCGTGGACGGGTCGTTCGAGGATGTACGAGGTGCCTTCGGCTCCGATGCGGTGGTTGCCGGCTGGGATGCGCGCGAACTCTGGAAGGAGCGCAGCACCGTGAGCGCTCTCGATGCGCGTCAGGCGAGGATCGCCCAGGACGCCGAGGATGCGGCCGTAGTGGATGCGGGCCCTTAGGTCCGTCGCCTGATCGGTGCTGCGGGCGACGAGCGTGTGCGTCACCTCGGTGCGCACGGCTGTGTCGACGTGTACGTCGGGGGCGGCCAGGCAGCGGCCTGCCAGGGCAGGATTGACGGCGAGGACGTTGCGGACGTACGCGTCGGGGTCCTCGGCGAGGGCAGCGGCCATGACTGCCGTCTCCTCCCAGCCGGTGGTCGGCAGCGGCGGTAGCGGCTCGCCGGGGGCGAGTTGCGTCAGGACCTCGGCAAGGGGCGGGGTTACGGCAGTGGCCGTGTCGGGGATGGCGAGGCGGGAGAAGTCGGGGGCTGCTGCAAGTTGGCGTGCGGCGAAGAATTCCTGGAGGAGCTGGTGGAAGAAGCGGATGGCTTCTTCGTCCTCATCGAGGATGCCGGTGTCGCAGCCGACGCGCAGGGAGGCCTCCGCGAGTCGGGCGAGCCCGTTGAGGAGGTCGACGGCCGTGTCGTAGTCGACGACGACGCTTCCTTTGTCCTCGCCGCGCTTGGTCTCCTGCATCTGGTACGCGAGGCGGGTCAGGGCGGGAACGAGGTGGCCGCGGTCCGGGAGCCAGAGCGGGTCGCGGACGCCGTCACGCAGGCGGCGTTGTTCCCGATCGGTGAGGAGCTCCGGGTCGGCGGTCCGTGGGTTGCCGGAGAGGATCTCGCGGCGGAGTAGTTCGCGGACCATGCCGGCGAACGCGTCGACACGCCCGACGGGGACCGTGCCCACGGCGCGGACCTGGTTGACCAGCAAGCGCAGCATGTATGGCGTGCGGTAGAACGACAGGGCTCGCGGGTCTCGGTTCAGAGCATCGTGGACAACGTCGGCCTGTTCGGGCAGGTGGAGGGCTATGTACTCCAGGACCTGGGCGCGGGTCATGGGTTCGAGGCGGATGTGTGGGACGCCGACGTCCTTGCTGCTGAGCATGGCGCCGTAGTCGAGGGTGCGGCAGGTGAACACGGCCCGGTTTCCGGGGACATCGCGGACGCATTCGTAGAGGAATGTCCTCCAAGCGTCGACGCGGCGGCGCAGGTCGGAAGCATCGAGGTGGGCGAGTTCGTTGAGGCCGTCCAGGAGCAGCAGGAGGCGACCGGACTCCAGAAAGTGCGCCAGCTCGGGCAGGTGCGGGTTGCGTGCCCTCCAGCGGTCCTCCAGCCAGCGGCGTGGGGCAGGCGGTTCGCCGGCGTTGAGACCGTATTCGGCCAGCGAGATGTTGAACGGGACGACCGGGTCGGAGGGGTGGGTCATTCCTTCTGCGGCCACGTCGAGTTCGAGGCGGCGCAGCAGTGTCGTCTTCCCGGACCCCGGCGCTCCCAGCAGTACGTACGCGAAGGAGTCGCTGCCGGCGAGGATGGTTTGGAGGTCGTCGGTGCGGCGGCTGCTTGGCGCGGTGACCCAGCGGTCGGAAGCGTCGGTGCCTTCGTCGTAGACCAGGGCGAGGCGGACGAAGCGGCGGTCGAGTTGGTAGCGCGGGGTGCACCATCGGGCGTAGCAAGACAGCATGTACTCGCGGACGCTGCGCGAAGGGTGGTCGCGGATGTCGTGGAGCTGCTGGTCGGTGAGGGCGACGGAGCGGTCGGGGTTGCGGATTGCTTCTTCGAGCGCGGCGAAGGCGCCGAGCAGGGTGCGGGGCGGGGCGAATGGGGTGGTGACCACAGCGTCGTCCGCCGAGGCCGCGTGAGGCCATGAGAATGAGCCGCGCAGCGCGGTGACGAGTGCGCTCGTGCGTGCCGCCCATTCGCTCTCGTCAGCCTGGGCTGTCCATTCCAAGCGCTGAAACGGGACCAGTTGGTAGTGCAGTTCGCAGCCGTCGATGCGCACCACGTGGATGGGCTTGCGGTGATCGTAGAAGAAGAACCACTCGTTGAAGACCTCGCGGGACTCCGTGGCCTTCTCAGTGAGGAGCACGACGAGGCGGTCGGCTGACCGTAGTGCCTGGTCGATAGAGGTGGCCCATCGATCGGTGTGCCGGATGCGTTCGGTGTCCACCCAGGCGTCGAAGCCTGCGGCTTCCAGTGCATCGTGGATACGCTGCGCGAGGGCAGCGGAGTCCCGCTGGTAGGAGATGAAAATCTTCTCCCGGAACACTGTCACACCTTCCCCCGACTACCTGCTCTCTTCAGCCACGGCCCAGGGTGAACCCCGCGTCGGCGGTCAGAAGGGTGCCGGTCATGTACGGCGACTCTGCGAGGAAGACGTATGCACCTGCGATGTCGTCGGGTGCGATGAACTGGCGCAGTGGGATGATGTCCAGCCAGGACTCCTTCAGCGCGTCGTCGGTCCGGTCCATGTATGAGGTCTCGACGAAGCCGGGAGCGACTGCATTCACCCGTACGTTCGGGGCGAGTTCCTTGGCCAGCGTGCGCGTGAAGTTGTTGACCGCTGCCTTGGCGGCGGAGTAAGCCATCACGCCTTCCCGGCCCGTCGCGTCGAAGCCGCGGATGGAGGAGGTGTTGATGATGGCGCCGGTGCCTCGCTCCTTCATGGTCCTGGCCGCCCGCACGGAGCACAACACAGTGGAGAGGAAGTTGATGTTCAGCATGCGCAGCCAGTGTTCCTTGGTGGAGTCAAGGATGGGCATGCCTTCGGTGAGGCCCGCGTTGTTCACCAGGACGTCGATCGGGCCGAACGCTTCCTCGGAGGCCGTGAAGAGCCGCTCGACGTCGGTGGTGTCGGCGACGTCGGCCTGCACGTACAGCGCGCTGCCGCCGTTCTCCTTGATTGTCTGGACGAGCGCCTCCCCTCCTGTGACGTCGCTGTGGGAGTTGACCACGACTTTCGCGCCGCGCTCCGCGAAAGCAAGCGCTACAGAGTGCCCGATTCCACGCGAGGAACCGGTGACGACGGCAACCTGACCGGAGAGCGGCATGATCTGTCCTTCGCTGATCGTGAATCAGTGATCTCGCACGGTAAGGTCACCGTATCGGATCAACACTCAACTAGCCTGCTTCTGCCTTGGTGTTGGACACGGATTCCTTGCTGACCATGGTGCCGGCGACGAGTACAAGACATGCGCCGAGCCAGGTGAGTGGCGCGGGATGTTCGCCCAGAAAGATCCAGCCGGCGACCAGTGCCGAGACCGGTTCGAGGTACAGCAGGATTCCCGCGGTCGTCACCGGCAGGCGCCTGAGGAAGGCGAGATAGGCCAGGAGCGCCAACGCGCTGTAGACCAGGCCAAGGCTGGTGATGACCAAGACGTCGACGCGGCTCGGCAGCTTCGGGTGGATGGTGAGCCAGGGCATCAAGAGCACTGCGGTGACCGCCAGTTGGACGGTGGCGACCTGTACGGTCGGGACGGTACTGAGCGTCTTCTTGCTGGCCAGCGTGGATCCGGCGTAGGCAAGCGCCGAAACGGCGATCAACGTCAGCCCGTCGAGACCGCCGGCCTGCCCCGGCTGGAGGACGAAGACGCTGCCGACCAGGGCCAGCGCCAGCGATGCCAGCTGGCCACGCGTGACACGTTCCTGGAGAGTGCAGTGGGCCAGCCCCGCGATGGCGAGCGGTGCGAGATAGATACCGAGCAGGACCGTGCCAATCGGCACCCGCTGCAAGGCCATCACGAACGTCAGCCAGTGCACAGCCAGGAGCGCTCCGGACCATAGCAATGAGCGCACTGCTGGTTTCCCGTAGCTGCGGATGCTCGCCCGGCCTCGCCCGCGCGGCGTGACCGCTTCCCACAGCCACAGAACCGCCGCACCCACCGCGGCGCGCCCGAACGCGATCGCTACGGCGGGAAGCGCACTTTCGCGGACCAGGACGCCACTGGTGCCCCACAAGACCGCCACGCCCGCTGTACCCAACGCCGGGCTGTAACGGCGCAGGGGCGCCGTGGACGCGGCTGTCACTGCGCGCTGGTGGCGGGGATGCCCGGTCGGTCGGCCAGCACGTCATCCGGTGCGCGTCCGTCGTGAACCACCGCACGCAGCATGCCTACGAAGCCGGGGATGTCGGGGCGGTTGTAGGTCTGCCTCCCAAAGCAGACGCCGGTGGCCCCCGCCGTGATCGCGCCGTGTGCGTTGGTCAGGGCCTCCCGAATCGACGTGCGAGGCCCACCTGCGACGATCACGGGTACCCCCATGGACGCTGTGGTGACCGAGGCGAAGGATTCAGGGTCGCCGGTGTACTGCGTCTTCACCATGTCCGCGCCGAGCTCCACCGCGATGCGCACGCAGTGGCGCACAAGATCCGCGTATCGGGCACGCTCGTGGTCTTTGAGTTCGAGGTAGTTGTCATCTGCTCCGTTATGGGTGCGCCGTGGGTACATGATGGCCAGGAGCGGCATCCCCCACCGTTCACAGTCCTCAGCGACCGCGCCCAGAGTCGAGAGCATGTCGGGCTCCTGGCGGTCCGACACATTCACGTGTACCGCGACTCCGTCGCATCCGTTACCTACGGCGCGCTCCACAGAGCTCACCGCGACCTTGCGGGTATGGACTCCGAGGACGGTGCTCGCGGTGAGGTTGGCGACGAAAGGGAGGCGTATGCCTCTCTCTGTGCACTGTGTGAGGAGGCGCGGGAAGCCGAGTATGGCGTCGGCCCCGCCCAAAGCCACCTCTCG
Above is a genomic segment from Streptomyces fodineus containing:
- a CDS encoding fructose-bisphosphate aldolase — its product is MGKTVRLARIVPGVRTVMVPFDDDLINGPYAGLADPVARAREVALGGADAILGFPRLLTQCTERGIRLPFVANLTASTVLGVHTRKVAVSSVERAVGNGCDGVAVHVNVSDRQEPDMLSTLGAVAEDCERWGMPLLAIMYPRRTHNGADDNYLELKDHERARYADLVRHCVRIAVELGADMVKTQYTGDPESFASVTTASMGVPVIVAGGPRTSIREALTNAHGAITAGATGVCFGRQTYNRPDIPGFVGMLRAVVHDGRAPDDVLADRPGIPATSAQ